A window of the Bradyrhizobium diazoefficiens genome harbors these coding sequences:
- a CDS encoding transporter substrate-binding domain-containing protein: protein MAPSQQAKSSKSARGLLTGLAIAACLLEGLSGAWAQAPAKQPPAAPQATPQTTAQAAPQAVPGFWDPRRRPERPDLSRLTVIRFLTETDYPPFNYTGADGNPAGFNVDLARSLCEEIKVTCTVQMRRFETLVDALTSNRGDAIIASMAVSPQLRARVDFTDPYYRVPARFASRKDAVMPEIRPEYLEGKKVGVIAGSAHEAYLKAMFTDAELHGYPNDESLRAALRKGEVDFIFGDAISLAFWINGTDSGDCCAFSGGPFVESRFFGEGIGIAVRKGNDVLRQALNWALFRVWEKGRYTDLWLRYFSVSPF, encoded by the coding sequence ATGGCTCCATCGCAACAGGCGAAATCGTCCAAATCTGCCCGAGGCTTGCTGACGGGGCTGGCGATCGCTGCGTGCCTGCTGGAGGGTCTGTCCGGCGCATGGGCGCAGGCTCCGGCCAAGCAGCCTCCAGCGGCGCCTCAAGCCACGCCGCAAACGACGGCCCAGGCGGCCCCGCAGGCGGTGCCCGGCTTCTGGGACCCGCGGCGGCGCCCGGAGCGGCCGGACCTGTCGCGCCTGACTGTGATCCGCTTCCTGACCGAAACCGACTATCCGCCGTTCAACTATACCGGCGCCGACGGCAATCCGGCCGGCTTCAACGTCGATCTCGCGCGTTCGCTTTGTGAAGAGATCAAGGTCACCTGCACCGTGCAGATGCGCCGCTTCGAGACGCTGGTCGACGCGCTCACCTCAAACCGGGGCGATGCGATCATTGCGTCTATGGCGGTGAGCCCGCAGTTGCGCGCGCGTGTCGATTTCACCGATCCCTATTACCGCGTGCCGGCGCGTTTCGCCTCGCGCAAGGATGCGGTGATGCCGGAGATCCGGCCCGAATATCTCGAAGGCAAGAAGGTCGGCGTCATCGCGGGCTCCGCGCATGAGGCCTATCTCAAGGCGATGTTCACCGACGCCGAGCTGCACGGCTATCCCAATGACGAGAGCTTGCGTGCCGCGCTCCGCAAGGGCGAGGTCGATTTCATCTTCGGCGACGCCATCTCGCTGGCGTTCTGGATCAACGGCACCGATTCCGGCGATTGCTGCGCCTTCTCCGGCGGCCCGTTCGTCGAGAGCCGCTTCTTCGGCGAGGGCATCGGCATCGCCGTGCGCAAGGGCAACGACGTGCTGCGCCAGGCCCTGAATTGGGCCCTGTTCCGCGTCTGGGAAAAAGGCCGCTACACGGATTTGTGGCTGCGGTATTTTTCGGTGAGCCCGTTCTGA
- a CDS encoding aldo/keto reductase produces the protein MKRTRLADGLDVTSIGLGSAPLGGLFSAVSDADAEATLAAGWSAGIRFYDTAPLYGFGLAERRVGGFLRQQKRDSFAISTKVGRLLRPEANSAEDDHYKGVPALRPQFDFSYDGVMRSVEESLVRLGLDRVDVLLVHDPDDHYDAAVNGAFRALMRLRDDGTVKAIGSGMNQSEMLTRFAEAVPVDCFLLAGRYTLLDQDALDALFPVCAAKNIGILLGGIYNSGILANPHTGAKFNYQDADAALVGRALALDALCRKHGTELKAAALQFCMAHPAVTVAVMGARNAAEVADNIAMSERAVPPAFWQELRAKNLVDARAPLPGGA, from the coding sequence ATGAAGCGTACCCGGCTTGCTGACGGCCTCGACGTCACTTCGATTGGCCTTGGATCGGCGCCGCTCGGCGGATTGTTCTCGGCGGTCAGCGATGCAGATGCGGAGGCGACTCTTGCGGCCGGGTGGTCCGCCGGCATCCGTTTCTACGACACCGCGCCGCTCTACGGCTTTGGCCTGGCCGAGCGCCGTGTCGGCGGCTTCCTGCGACAGCAGAAGCGCGACTCGTTCGCGATCTCGACCAAGGTCGGCCGGTTGCTGCGCCCCGAGGCCAATTCGGCTGAGGACGACCATTACAAGGGCGTGCCTGCGTTGCGGCCGCAATTCGATTTCAGCTATGACGGTGTGATGCGTTCGGTCGAAGAGAGCCTCGTTCGCCTCGGGCTCGACCGCGTCGATGTTCTGCTCGTGCACGATCCCGACGATCACTATGACGCAGCCGTTAACGGTGCCTTCCGCGCGCTGATGCGCCTGCGCGATGACGGCACGGTCAAGGCGATCGGTTCCGGCATGAACCAGTCCGAGATGCTCACGCGTTTCGCCGAAGCCGTGCCGGTCGACTGCTTCCTGCTCGCCGGCCGTTACACGCTGCTCGACCAGGACGCGCTGGATGCGCTGTTTCCGGTCTGTGCTGCGAAGAACATCGGCATCCTGCTCGGCGGCATCTACAACAGCGGCATTCTGGCCAATCCGCACACCGGCGCGAAGTTCAATTATCAGGACGCCGACGCAGCGCTCGTGGGGCGCGCGCTTGCGCTCGACGCGCTCTGCCGCAAGCACGGCACCGAGCTGAAGGCTGCCGCGCTCCAGTTCTGCATGGCCCATCCGGCCGTGACGGTCGCCGTGATGGGCGCGCGCAACGCCGCGGAGGTCGCCGACAACATCGCGATGTCGGAACGCGCGGTACCGCCGGCTTTCTGGCAGGAGCTACGCGCGAAAAACCTGGTCGACGCGCGGGCGCCGCTGCCGGGCGGAGCGTGA
- a CDS encoding amidohydrolase family protein, protein MLIDAHQHFWDPARADYPWMNAPELTPIRRAFGPADLSPLLKANGIDASVVVQCRSALEETEEFLRVAHATPSVIGVVGWADLTDAALGDTLDRLRALPGGAKLIGIRHQVHDEADPDWLLRADVQRGLAAVFAHDLGYDLLVRTRELPAAIATAKAFPQARFVLDHAAKPPIADGGSAEWSDHIAALATCGNVWCKVSGLATEAKWTDWDAERLFPFVQHVATCFGEDRLIFGSDWPVCLLAGSYGEIKGALDACLAKLGASVRDKAFGVNAKAAYRLAIG, encoded by the coding sequence ATGCTCATCGATGCGCATCAGCATTTCTGGGATCCCGCGCGCGCCGACTATCCCTGGATGAACGCGCCTGAGCTCACGCCGATTCGCCGCGCCTTCGGGCCGGCCGATCTCTCACCGCTGCTGAAGGCGAACGGCATCGACGCAAGCGTCGTGGTGCAATGCCGCTCCGCGCTGGAGGAGACCGAGGAATTCTTGCGGGTCGCGCATGCCACGCCCTCCGTCATCGGTGTCGTTGGCTGGGCCGATCTGACCGATGCCGCGCTCGGCGACACGCTTGATCGGCTACGCGCGCTGCCGGGCGGCGCAAAGCTGATTGGTATCCGCCACCAGGTCCACGACGAGGCCGATCCCGACTGGCTGTTGCGCGCCGACGTCCAGCGCGGACTTGCGGCCGTGTTCGCCCACGATCTCGGCTACGACTTGCTCGTCCGCACCCGCGAGCTTCCCGCCGCAATCGCGACCGCAAAAGCCTTTCCGCAGGCACGCTTCGTGCTCGATCACGCCGCAAAACCTCCGATCGCCGATGGCGGCAGCGCCGAATGGTCCGACCACATCGCTGCGCTTGCGACTTGCGGCAACGTCTGGTGCAAGGTCTCGGGTCTCGCGACGGAGGCGAAATGGACCGATTGGGATGCGGAGCGGCTGTTTCCGTTCGTCCAGCACGTCGCGACTTGCTTTGGCGAGGACCGCCTGATCTTCGGCTCGGACTGGCCTGTGTGTCTGCTGGCGGGGAGCTACGGCGAGATCAAGGGCGCGCTGGACGCGTGCCTGGCGAAGCTGGGTGCGAGCGTCCGCGATAAGGCGTTCGGGGTGAATGCGAAGGCCGCGTATCGACTGGCGATTGGCTGA
- a CDS encoding ABC transporter permease: protein MAMPLESPVTFSNVGKVKWWRRGIFASQTGYVILALLALMVVMQFASPYFFTEGNMQNVAKNFSFIAIATLGITFVIITGGIDLSVGSMMCFSAMITSMVMVELSAPGSAFVHLAADGKTVVANVPGLIFLISVLAGLCAALIVGLINGFCIAVLGLSPFVTTLGMLSIVRGLAYVVSNGRGSFPGGPDADYFYALTSGDVLGVPAPFIYLVILALAMAVVLHHSAFGRHVFALGGNEKAAELTGIPVVRVKIEVYVICALAAGLQGIIISGWLGSAPANMATSYELNVIAAAVIGGANLAGGIGGPLGAIVGCVLLEVIRNGLVLAQVNSYWQQTLVGVIIILAVLVDRIRSRMT from the coding sequence ATGGCTATGCCCCTGGAATCTCCCGTCACGTTCTCGAACGTCGGCAAGGTCAAATGGTGGCGGCGCGGCATCTTCGCGTCCCAGACCGGCTACGTCATCCTGGCGCTCCTGGCGCTGATGGTCGTGATGCAGTTTGCCAGCCCGTATTTCTTCACGGAGGGCAATATGCAGAACGTGGCGAAGAACTTCTCCTTCATCGCCATTGCCACGCTCGGAATCACCTTCGTCATCATCACCGGCGGCATTGATCTCTCCGTCGGCTCTATGATGTGTTTTTCTGCGATGATCACCTCGATGGTCATGGTCGAGCTGTCGGCGCCGGGATCGGCGTTCGTCCATCTGGCCGCCGACGGCAAGACCGTCGTCGCCAATGTGCCGGGATTGATCTTTCTGATCTCGGTGCTTGCAGGACTGTGCGCCGCGTTGATCGTCGGGCTCATCAACGGCTTCTGCATTGCGGTGCTCGGGCTGTCGCCCTTCGTCACCACGCTCGGCATGCTCTCGATCGTGCGTGGGCTCGCCTATGTCGTCTCCAACGGCCGCGGCAGCTTTCCCGGCGGGCCAGACGCCGATTATTTCTATGCGCTGACATCGGGTGACGTGCTCGGCGTGCCCGCGCCGTTCATCTATCTGGTGATCCTCGCTCTCGCCATGGCCGTGGTCCTGCACCACAGCGCCTTCGGCCGCCACGTCTTCGCGCTCGGCGGCAACGAGAAGGCGGCGGAGCTGACCGGCATCCCGGTGGTGCGGGTGAAGATCGAGGTCTATGTGATCTGCGCGCTCGCCGCGGGGCTCCAGGGCATCATCATCTCCGGTTGGCTCGGCTCGGCGCCGGCCAACATGGCGACCTCCTACGAGCTCAACGTGATTGCGGCCGCCGTGATCGGTGGCGCCAATCTGGCCGGCGGCATCGGCGGTCCGCTCGGTGCCATCGTCGGCTGTGTGTTGCTCGAGGTGATCCGCAACGGCCTCGTGCTCGCGCAGGTCAACTCCTACTGGCAGCAGACGCTGGTGGGCGTGATCATCATCCTTGCCGTGCTGGTCGACCGTATCCGCTCGCGCATGACTTAA
- the xylA gene encoding xylose isomerase has product MNASAKFFDASAPVAFAGKDAGNAPAFRWYDKDRMVHGRRLEDHLRFAVCYWHSFCWPGADPFGGETFLRPWHHGSDAMAMARAKADVAFELFRLLDVPFFTFHDVDAAPEGASLSESVANLNAIADLFEAKMASSKVRLLWGTANLFTHRRYMAGAATNPDPEIFTYAAGQVRAALEVTHRLGGQNYVLWGGREGYETLLNTDLKRELDQLGRFVSLVVEHKHKIGFKGPILIEPKPKEPTKHQYDFDVATCYGFLARYDLLKDVKLNIEQNHAILAGHSFHHEVALAEALGVFGSLDINRGDDLLGWDTDQFAMNVGELALVFHEILNRGGFTSGGLNFDAKIRRQSIDPDDLIHAHVGSMDACARALLAAADMLDAGALTTPLADRYGGWAGAEGRAILGGQRSLADLSDRALGAGFDPQPRSGRQEYLESLVNRYV; this is encoded by the coding sequence GTGAACGCGTCAGCCAAGTTCTTCGATGCCAGCGCACCCGTCGCCTTTGCCGGCAAGGATGCGGGAAATGCGCCCGCCTTCCGCTGGTACGACAAGGATCGCATGGTTCACGGCCGCAGGCTGGAAGATCATTTGCGCTTTGCGGTCTGCTACTGGCATTCGTTCTGCTGGCCGGGCGCCGATCCCTTCGGCGGCGAGACGTTTTTGCGGCCCTGGCACCACGGCAGCGATGCGATGGCGATGGCGCGCGCCAAGGCCGATGTCGCCTTCGAGCTGTTCCGCCTGCTGGACGTGCCCTTCTTCACCTTCCACGACGTCGATGCGGCGCCGGAAGGCGCCTCGCTCAGCGAATCGGTCGCCAACCTCAACGCCATCGCCGATCTGTTCGAAGCGAAGATGGCATCAAGCAAGGTCCGCCTGCTCTGGGGCACCGCAAACCTGTTCACGCATCGCCGCTACATGGCGGGCGCAGCGACCAATCCGGACCCCGAAATCTTCACCTATGCCGCCGGCCAGGTCCGCGCCGCGCTGGAGGTAACGCACCGGCTTGGCGGCCAGAATTATGTGCTGTGGGGCGGCCGCGAGGGCTACGAGACGCTGCTCAACACCGATCTCAAGCGCGAGCTCGACCAGCTCGGCCGCTTCGTTTCGCTGGTGGTCGAGCACAAGCACAAAATCGGCTTCAAGGGCCCGATCCTGATCGAGCCGAAGCCGAAGGAGCCGACCAAGCATCAATATGATTTCGACGTCGCCACCTGTTACGGCTTCCTCGCGCGCTACGATCTGCTCAAGGACGTCAAGCTCAACATCGAGCAGAATCACGCCATCCTCGCCGGCCATTCCTTCCATCACGAGGTCGCGCTGGCTGAGGCGCTCGGCGTGTTCGGCTCGCTCGACATCAACCGCGGCGACGATCTGCTCGGCTGGGACACCGACCAGTTCGCGATGAATGTGGGTGAGCTGGCGCTGGTGTTCCACGAGATCCTGAACCGTGGCGGCTTCACCTCGGGCGGGCTCAATTTCGACGCCAAGATCCGCCGCCAGTCGATCGATCCCGACGATCTCATCCATGCCCATGTCGGCTCGATGGATGCGTGCGCGCGGGCGCTTCTCGCCGCTGCCGACATGCTCGATGCCGGTGCCCTCACGACGCCGCTCGCCGATCGCTACGGCGGCTGGGCGGGAGCCGAGGGACGTGCCATTCTCGGCGGCCAGCGTTCGCTCGCCGATCTCTCCGATCGCGCACTGGGTGCGGGCTTCGACCCGCAGCCGCGCTCGGGACGGCAGGAATATCTGGAATCTCTCGTCAACCGTTACGTCTGA
- a CDS encoding RidA family protein, with the protein MSIQRFETGPRMSQVVVHGNTVYLAGVVANNAAGESVTKQTQDILKTIDGHLAKAGTDKSKLLSATIYITDMKTFQEMNAVWDGWVSAGNTPARATVEAKLAAPQYTVEIMVTAAK; encoded by the coding sequence ATGAGCATTCAGCGTTTTGAAACCGGCCCGCGCATGAGCCAGGTCGTCGTGCACGGCAACACCGTCTATCTTGCCGGAGTCGTCGCCAACAATGCCGCCGGCGAAAGCGTGACCAAGCAGACCCAGGACATCCTGAAGACCATCGACGGCCATCTCGCCAAGGCCGGCACCGACAAGTCGAAGCTGCTGTCGGCCACGATCTACATCACCGACATGAAGACGTTCCAGGAAATGAACGCCGTGTGGGACGGCTGGGTGTCGGCCGGCAACACACCGGCCCGCGCCACCGTCGAAGCCAAGCTGGCCGCGCCGCAGTACACCGTCGAGATCATGGTCACCGCTGCGAAGTAA
- a CDS encoding SCO family protein, translated as MSSTARPLVIATAFASSLVVGLLVLFWAMGGVSKVAQPAAIGGPFQLTDQNGKAVTDKNLKGKPTLIFFGYTHCPDVCPTSLFEMSEVLRAMGKDADKVNAVFISVDPERDTPATMKDYLSSFDPHLEGLSGDPAETAKVITSYRVYAKKVPTKDGDYTMDHTALIYLMDREGRFVSPFNLKRSPEEAATELKRYL; from the coding sequence ATGAGCTCAACTGCCCGTCCGCTGGTGATCGCGACCGCCTTCGCTTCAAGCCTCGTCGTCGGTCTGCTGGTGCTGTTCTGGGCCATGGGGGGGGTCAGCAAGGTGGCGCAACCGGCCGCGATCGGCGGCCCGTTCCAGCTCACCGACCAGAACGGCAAGGCCGTCACCGACAAAAACCTCAAGGGCAAGCCGACCCTGATCTTCTTCGGCTACACCCATTGCCCCGATGTCTGCCCGACCTCGCTGTTCGAGATGTCGGAAGTGCTGCGCGCGATGGGCAAGGATGCCGACAAGGTCAACGCCGTCTTCATCTCGGTCGATCCCGAGCGCGACACGCCCGCGACCATGAAGGACTATCTCTCGAGCTTCGATCCGCATCTCGAGGGGCTGAGCGGCGATCCTGCCGAGACCGCCAAGGTGATCACCTCCTACCGGGTCTATGCCAAGAAGGTGCCGACCAAGGACGGCGACTACACCATGGACCACACTGCGCTGATCTACCTGATGGACCGCGAGGGCCGTTTCGTCTCGCCGTTCAACCTGAAGCGGAGCCCGGAAGAGGCCGCGACCGAGCTGAAGCGGTATCTTTGA
- a CDS encoding nuclear transport factor 2 family protein gives MTDHITIARRYIDLWNERAQHRRSELLNENWTADASYVDPIMKGDGRDGIDALIAGVQQRFPDFKFTLIGEPNGYGDHVRFSWGLGPDGVDSPIKGTDFAVLKDGRIKSITGFLDQVPAGA, from the coding sequence ATGACCGACCACATCACCATCGCCCGCCGCTACATCGATCTCTGGAACGAGCGCGCACAACATCGCCGCAGCGAATTGCTCAACGAGAACTGGACGGCGGATGCGAGCTATGTGGATCCGATAATGAAGGGTGACGGCCGGGACGGCATCGATGCCCTGATCGCCGGCGTCCAGCAGCGCTTTCCCGACTTCAAATTCACATTGATAGGCGAGCCCAACGGCTACGGCGACCATGTCCGCTTCAGCTGGGGTCTCGGTCCCGACGGCGTCGACAGCCCGATCAAGGGAACTGATTTCGCCGTGCTCAAGGATGGACGGATCAAGAGCATCACGGGATTTCTGGATCAGGTGCCCGCGGGCGCGTGA
- a CDS encoding sugar-binding protein produces MKKLLLAGVTIAMMATPAFAQTYKFAVVPKAMNNPFFDVARDGCMKRAKELGNVECIYKGPIEHEPATQAQIIQDFITQKVDGLAISVADVAAMTKSIDAATAAGIPVITFDADAPGSKRLAYIGTNNKDFGLALGKQLLQLRPDGGKYAMVSGGPGAKNLAERVDGVREALKGSKWVEVQGSPTFCNDDSTLAIQQMTDLRTATPDLAAIVPVGGWPMFAPEGFKAFVNKNKKDIDSGKLTLVVADTLKMQLELLRDGYSNALTGQRPFEMGEKSMDALLAIKKGGKVPEVIYTGLDLVTKDNVAQLLK; encoded by the coding sequence ATGAAGAAGCTTCTGTTGGCCGGCGTCACCATCGCCATGATGGCAACCCCGGCATTTGCCCAGACCTACAAATTCGCCGTCGTGCCCAAGGCGATGAACAATCCGTTCTTCGACGTGGCGCGTGACGGCTGCATGAAGCGCGCCAAGGAGCTCGGCAATGTCGAGTGCATCTACAAGGGGCCGATCGAGCACGAACCGGCGACGCAGGCGCAGATCATCCAGGACTTCATCACCCAGAAGGTGGATGGACTGGCAATCTCGGTTGCCGACGTCGCGGCGATGACCAAGTCGATCGACGCAGCGACTGCAGCCGGCATCCCCGTCATCACGTTTGACGCGGACGCGCCGGGTTCCAAGCGGCTTGCCTATATCGGCACCAACAACAAGGACTTCGGCCTCGCGCTCGGCAAGCAGTTGCTCCAGCTCCGGCCCGATGGCGGCAAATATGCCATGGTCTCCGGCGGCCCGGGTGCGAAGAACCTTGCCGAACGTGTCGACGGTGTCCGCGAAGCGCTCAAAGGCTCGAAATGGGTCGAGGTCCAGGGTTCGCCGACCTTCTGCAATGACGATTCCACGCTCGCGATCCAGCAGATGACGGACCTGCGCACCGCGACACCGGACCTCGCGGCGATCGTGCCGGTCGGCGGCTGGCCGATGTTTGCACCCGAAGGCTTCAAGGCTTTCGTCAACAAGAACAAGAAGGACATCGACTCCGGCAAGCTGACGCTCGTTGTCGCCGACACGCTCAAAATGCAGCTTGAGCTGCTGCGCGACGGCTACTCCAACGCACTCACCGGTCAGCGTCCGTTCGAGATGGGTGAAAAGTCGATGGACGCCCTGCTCGCGATCAAGAAGGGCGGGAAGGTGCCGGAAGTGATCTACACCGGCCTCGATCTCGTGACCAAGGACAACGTCGCTCAACTCTTGAAGTAG
- a CDS encoding FAD-binding dehydrogenase, whose protein sequence is MAEHSTEQADVIVVGGGLSGLVAATEVADAGKRVIVVDQEGEQSLGGQAFWSFGGLFLVDSPEQRRLGIKDSFDLAMQDWLGTAGFDRDEDFWPRQWAEAYVAFAAGEKRDWLRAMGHRIFPVVGWAERGGYDAMGHGNSVPRFHVTWGTGPGIVEPFERRAREATKSGRLIFRFRHRVDALSITNGTVDGVSGAILAPDTIERGKSSSRTIVGEFALKAQAVIVASGGIGGNHDLVRANWPTRLGEPPKFMISGVPEHVDGRMIGITEKTGARLINRDRMWHYVEGIQNWSPIWPRHGIRILPGPSSMWFDATGTRLPAPLFPGSDTLGQLKYIMSTGYDYSWFILTQSIIKKEFALSGSEQNPDLTGKSWRMTLRRAINKGAPAPVEAFKKHGVDFIVRDKIEDLVAAMNKLAGNDLLKLDEIRMQIEARDREIANPYVKDAQVMNIHNARRYIGDKLIRTASPHRILDPAQGPLIAVKLNILTRKTLGGFETDLDSRVFGSEGQIIPGLYAVGEAAGFGGGGVHGYRSLEGTFLGGCLFSGRNAGRAAAKAVG, encoded by the coding sequence ATGGCCGAGCATTCGACCGAGCAGGCTGACGTCATTGTCGTCGGCGGAGGACTATCGGGACTGGTCGCGGCTACCGAGGTTGCCGACGCCGGCAAGCGCGTGATCGTGGTCGACCAGGAAGGCGAGCAGTCGCTCGGCGGCCAGGCGTTCTGGTCGTTCGGCGGATTGTTCCTGGTCGATTCGCCGGAACAGCGCCGGCTCGGCATCAAGGACTCCTTCGACCTCGCGATGCAGGACTGGCTCGGCACCGCCGGCTTCGACCGCGACGAGGACTTTTGGCCGCGCCAATGGGCCGAGGCTTATGTGGCGTTCGCGGCCGGCGAGAAGCGCGACTGGCTGCGCGCGATGGGGCATCGCATCTTCCCCGTGGTCGGCTGGGCCGAGCGCGGCGGCTATGACGCGATGGGCCACGGCAATTCGGTGCCGCGCTTTCACGTCACCTGGGGCACCGGCCCCGGCATCGTCGAGCCGTTCGAGCGCCGCGCGCGCGAGGCGACGAAGAGCGGCCGGCTGATCTTCAGGTTCCGTCATCGCGTCGATGCACTCTCCATCACCAATGGCACGGTGGACGGCGTCAGCGGCGCCATCCTCGCACCCGACACGATCGAACGCGGCAAGAGCTCGTCGCGCACTATCGTCGGCGAGTTTGCGCTGAAGGCACAGGCCGTGATCGTCGCCTCCGGCGGCATCGGTGGCAATCATGATCTGGTGCGCGCAAACTGGCCGACGCGGCTCGGCGAGCCGCCAAAATTCATGATCTCCGGCGTGCCCGAGCATGTCGACGGCCGCATGATCGGCATTACGGAAAAGACCGGCGCGCGGCTGATCAACCGCGACCGCATGTGGCATTATGTCGAGGGCATCCAGAACTGGTCACCGATCTGGCCGCGCCACGGCATCCGCATCCTGCCCGGCCCGTCCTCGATGTGGTTCGACGCAACGGGCACGCGGCTGCCGGCGCCGCTGTTCCCGGGGTCCGACACGCTCGGCCAGCTCAAATACATCATGTCGACCGGCTATGATTATTCCTGGTTCATTCTGACCCAGAGCATCATCAAGAAGGAATTTGCGCTGTCGGGCTCGGAGCAGAATCCGGATCTCACGGGCAAGAGCTGGCGCATGACCTTGCGCCGCGCCATCAACAAAGGCGCGCCGGCGCCGGTCGAGGCGTTCAAGAAACATGGTGTCGACTTCATCGTGCGCGACAAGATCGAGGACCTCGTCGCAGCCATGAACAAGCTTGCCGGCAACGATTTGCTCAAGCTCGACGAGATCAGGATGCAGATCGAGGCGCGCGACCGCGAGATTGCCAATCCCTACGTCAAGGATGCGCAGGTGATGAACATCCACAATGCGCGACGCTATATCGGTGACAAGCTGATTCGCACGGCGTCGCCGCACCGCATCCTCGATCCGGCGCAGGGGCCGCTGATCGCGGTCAAGCTCAACATTCTCACCCGCAAGACGCTCGGCGGCTTCGAGACCGATCTCGACTCACGCGTGTTCGGCAGCGAGGGGCAGATCATTCCCGGCCTCTATGCGGTCGGCGAAGCCGCCGGCTTCGGCGGCGGCGGCGTGCACGGCTATCGCTCGCTGGAGGGCACTTTCCTCGGCGGCTGCCTGTTCTCGGGCCGCAATGCCGGCCGCGCCGCGGCGAAAGCGGTGGGATAA
- a CDS encoding ATP-binding cassette domain-containing protein, whose translation MASADTTPVLELTGIGKEFGAIRALHDVDMHVHPGEVVGLMGDNGAGKSTLVKIIAGNFRPSHGEIRFGGSAVHFGRPVDARAVGIEVVYQDLALADNLTAAANVFLGRELKRKFGPIALLDHKAMASRALELFGELRSETRPYDLVKQMSGGQRQAVAIARTRLSNARLVMMDEPTAAISVRQVEQVLGLIHRLKEQGVAVMLISHRMPDVFAVCDRVIVMRRGEKRADKPIHETSPEEVTALITGAKEAA comes from the coding sequence ATGGCAAGTGCTGACACAACACCGGTCCTCGAACTGACCGGCATCGGCAAGGAGTTCGGCGCCATCCGCGCGCTGCATGATGTCGATATGCATGTCCACCCGGGCGAAGTGGTCGGCCTGATGGGCGACAACGGTGCCGGCAAGTCGACGCTGGTCAAGATCATCGCCGGCAATTTCCGCCCCAGCCATGGCGAGATCCGCTTTGGCGGCAGTGCAGTCCACTTTGGCCGCCCGGTCGATGCCCGCGCGGTCGGGATCGAGGTTGTCTATCAGGACCTCGCGCTCGCCGACAATCTGACCGCTGCCGCCAACGTGTTTCTCGGCCGCGAGCTCAAGCGCAAGTTCGGCCCCATCGCTTTGCTCGACCACAAGGCGATGGCGTCGCGTGCGCTGGAGCTGTTCGGCGAGCTGCGCTCGGAGACGCGCCCCTACGATCTCGTCAAGCAGATGTCGGGCGGCCAGCGCCAGGCAGTCGCGATCGCGCGGACGCGGCTCTCAAATGCGAGGCTCGTCATGATGGATGAGCCGACGGCCGCGATCTCGGTCCGTCAGGTCGAGCAGGTGCTGGGCCTGATCCACCGGCTGAAGGAGCAGGGCGTCGCCGTGATGCTGATCTCGCACCGCATGCCCGACGTCTTCGCGGTGTGCGACCGCGTCATCGTCATGCGCCGCGGCGAGAAGCGGGCCGACAAGCCGATCCACGAGACCTCCCCCGAGGAAGTCACCGCCCTCATCACCGGCGCGAAGGAGGCGGCGTAA